The Desulfoscipio gibsoniae DSM 7213 genome contains a region encoding:
- a CDS encoding O-antigen ligase family protein, which translates to MKYALTFFTLGLVFFPPFFLGLYFEPEMSIHHYFAAAATLLVPVLLILHSLIINTGPSLNDKQKTSNTAVSGAGLLAPLQQLVTSPYFLALAALAAAYGISFLQAINPREALFAWLRHIDYLLTFMLVFLAVGMWKTDRPKAGFGRWMLIALTVSGTAIAAAGILAAQGTMPLQGGVTGSGRLASTFQYPNSLAAYLTAIVLLTTHLAVRGTRAFQAGAYAAMGFIIYLSMLGTQSRGAWLLLPLILLVFILGQTERKKHLLFTAVALGLALLLSGITLSPQVQQSQPNWGALFMTLAGCLVAGAAWGIGVTQARKVTHFKNRNKLNDRKIRRKKPANAGTNFTKVRVPNKAALGAICILLVIAAGVVIILNNLGKSNDISTFVSPELKRITHINTTDSNFQGRLLFYRDAFRMIQDRPLFGWGGGGWKSGYAAYQSVNYTTTVVHSHFMQVWIEAGTLGLAMFTIPFLLLGHGFISLYRRHKTYPSASETWTVGTAALALGLHAAIDFDLSFSSMSLLLWALLALFAYREKMMGFGLRFFRRKEFTQDLSKMKGSNGKRALGLTVSLIVCFTLAAVHLAAYTFILNSAAAKAQDAAQAAQEGDTRAALALIQEAARWDRWSARYPMLQARLLTAGSGVNSKQSAEDYAGASLDLARRAVKLDSYNPDNRFFLARLYLTGGQPEKALAEAEQGKKLKPWFIQTCEEFNSILVDIAVQQLLRGQEEAGVHTLRRVLAVTREAVTKKEMLPTRLQSLWDTRRDLDLTPALALSAGRSALLLEDEQRAREYLSIAARASDEKTKTLAQLWLGAALQKAGDPSGEKLIAEALKSGLEAEKNYTVLKQLVKF; encoded by the coding sequence ATGAAATATGCTTTAACTTTCTTTACACTTGGCCTTGTATTTTTCCCTCCGTTTTTTCTAGGGCTGTATTTTGAGCCGGAAATGAGTATTCACCACTATTTTGCAGCTGCTGCTACCCTGCTGGTTCCGGTTTTACTGATTCTCCACTCACTCATTATAAATACCGGGCCTTCCTTAAATGATAAGCAAAAAACCAGTAATACGGCTGTTAGCGGCGCAGGACTCCTGGCGCCGCTTCAACAGTTGGTGACATCCCCGTATTTTCTGGCGCTGGCTGCCCTGGCGGCCGCATACGGAATTTCTTTTCTGCAGGCCATCAATCCCCGTGAGGCCCTTTTTGCCTGGCTGAGGCATATTGACTACCTGCTGACTTTTATGCTTGTTTTCCTGGCAGTGGGGATGTGGAAAACCGACCGCCCTAAAGCAGGGTTTGGGCGCTGGATGCTTATCGCCCTGACTGTTTCGGGAACAGCTATTGCCGCAGCGGGTATCCTGGCGGCCCAGGGCACCATGCCCTTACAGGGTGGGGTAACAGGTTCAGGGCGCCTGGCCTCTACCTTCCAGTACCCTAATTCCCTCGCTGCCTACCTCACGGCCATAGTGCTGCTTACCACCCACCTGGCGGTACGGGGTACTCGTGCCTTTCAGGCCGGAGCCTATGCCGCAATGGGGTTTATAATATACTTGTCTATGCTGGGAACCCAAAGCAGGGGTGCATGGCTGCTCCTGCCATTGATCCTGCTCGTTTTTATCCTGGGGCAAACAGAGCGGAAAAAGCATCTTTTATTTACGGCAGTAGCATTAGGATTGGCTTTGCTCCTGAGCGGAATAACACTATCCCCGCAGGTTCAGCAGTCACAGCCCAATTGGGGTGCTCTTTTCATGACTCTGGCGGGCTGCCTGGTGGCCGGCGCCGCCTGGGGCATAGGAGTAACACAGGCTCGTAAAGTAACCCATTTTAAAAATAGAAATAAACTCAATGACAGAAAAATCCGCCGGAAGAAGCCTGCAAATGCTGGAACTAACTTTACCAAGGTCAGAGTACCCAACAAGGCTGCCCTGGGGGCAATTTGTATCTTGTTAGTTATTGCGGCAGGGGTAGTAATAATCCTCAACAACTTAGGCAAATCTAATGATATTAGCACCTTCGTCAGTCCTGAACTAAAAAGAATCACGCATATCAATACAACAGACAGCAATTTTCAGGGCCGGCTGTTATTTTATCGTGACGCTTTTAGAATGATTCAAGATCGGCCCCTGTTTGGCTGGGGCGGAGGTGGCTGGAAGAGCGGTTATGCCGCCTACCAGTCAGTTAATTACACAACCACAGTGGTGCACAGTCATTTTATGCAGGTCTGGATTGAGGCCGGTACATTGGGCTTAGCCATGTTTACTATACCTTTCCTGCTCCTGGGCCACGGCTTTATTTCTCTCTACCGCCGGCACAAAACTTATCCCTCAGCCTCGGAAACCTGGACTGTGGGAACGGCTGCCCTGGCCCTTGGATTACATGCGGCCATTGATTTTGATCTTTCCTTCAGCAGCATGTCCTTGCTCCTCTGGGCCCTGCTGGCGCTGTTTGCTTACCGGGAAAAAATGATGGGTTTTGGGTTGCGGTTCTTTAGAAGGAAAGAATTCACCCAGGATCTGAGCAAGATGAAAGGCTCCAACGGAAAGAGAGCTTTAGGGCTAACAGTGTCACTGATTGTTTGTTTTACCCTAGCCGCAGTTCATCTGGCAGCATATACTTTCATTTTAAACAGTGCGGCAGCAAAGGCGCAGGACGCTGCCCAAGCTGCACAAGAGGGAGATACTCGGGCGGCGCTGGCACTGATTCAAGAGGCCGCCCGCTGGGACCGCTGGTCGGCCCGGTATCCCATGCTCCAGGCCCGGTTATTAACAGCCGGCAGCGGTGTTAATTCCAAGCAGTCCGCGGAAGACTATGCCGGTGCAAGCCTTGACCTGGCACGCCGGGCGGTAAAGCTGGACAGCTACAATCCCGACAACCGTTTTTTCTTGGCCCGGCTCTATCTGACCGGGGGCCAACCGGAAAAAGCCCTGGCCGAGGCCGAACAAGGCAAAAAGCTCAAACCATGGTTCATCCAAACATGCGAAGAATTTAATAGTATTCTTGTGGACATTGCGGTCCAGCAGCTCCTCCGGGGCCAGGAGGAAGCCGGGGTACATACCTTGCGCCGGGTGCTGGCAGTAACCCGGGAGGCCGTTACCAAAAAGGAAATGCTGCCGACCCGGCTGCAAAGCCTGTGGGACACACGGCGGGATCTTGACCTGACCCCGGCCCTGGCCCTTTCTGCCGGCCGGTCCGCACTGCTCCTGGAAGATGAGCAGCGGGCACGGGAATATTTGTCCATCGCCGCCAGAGCAAGTGACGAAAAGACAAAGACCCTCGCTCAGCTTTGGCTGGGCGCTGCACTGCAAAAGGCCGGGGACCCGTCGGGGGAAAAGTTGATTGCAGAGGCCCTGAAGTCCGGCCTTGAAGCAGAGAAGAACTATACAGTTTTAAAACAGCTGGTGAAATTTTAG